A window of Streptomyces sp. SAI-127 contains these coding sequences:
- a CDS encoding site-specific integrase, translating into MAYVKPMTGKDGSVTSHRVKWRLGGARDGAWQSERFDGDEAGAQAAEVFCQAVNDNGQQWPPGWVKGEGYIDPSAGVEDSYIFGTYARQCIANKTGVEERYRADCYRELEQYLLPTFGNCDIRSPEHFSRATVAAWVNKMAQTYVWRGSKRKLMSPKTLRNVHGLLSSVLNEAVEAEPPLRVRNPCKGIRLPRTDDEGALDDERTEEMEFMTPDEVGGLVSCFERPEDKVLVRLAYGTGLRWGEITALAARHARNPSADVFEVRVSRAWKRRPKTHPQPGAYLGTPKSKASRRTVDISAGLWQELLGHGLAGLGKDALIFHNGHGERLVYSTFYDRWVAAVTEAKARGLIPEWKYPTFHDLRHSHVAALLSDRHSLEYVKRRLGHESIKTTSDRYGHLLREAHAGALATIDRALGIPSTAGPDGEADEFEEHEARTPVTDPGRSLYVAHVGSLLVGFWRAEHAEELAERWARERGGAVRVERMSADWWIRSTGGQVGSDNGLKAVRDELPGRAFVWFLGPALYDVDGRECTPNPSAHQPAGRWVWEFEEEDHIEEPSRSTTRWRPGWEALTEARAWGLDQEAVLAAYTVARADAVRTCGYHPERAAGERQPVT; encoded by the coding sequence ATGGCGTACGTGAAACCGATGACGGGCAAGGACGGATCGGTCACCAGCCACCGCGTGAAGTGGCGCCTGGGCGGCGCCCGTGACGGTGCCTGGCAGAGCGAGCGATTCGACGGGGACGAGGCCGGGGCGCAGGCGGCGGAGGTGTTCTGTCAGGCCGTCAACGACAACGGCCAGCAGTGGCCGCCCGGGTGGGTCAAGGGGGAGGGGTACATCGACCCGTCCGCCGGCGTCGAGGACTCCTACATCTTCGGCACCTACGCCCGCCAGTGCATTGCAAACAAGACAGGCGTGGAGGAGCGCTACAGGGCGGACTGCTACCGGGAGTTGGAGCAGTACCTTCTGCCGACGTTCGGCAACTGTGATATCCGCTCCCCGGAGCACTTCAGCCGGGCGACCGTGGCGGCCTGGGTCAACAAGATGGCCCAGACGTACGTATGGCGCGGCTCCAAGCGCAAGCTGATGAGCCCGAAGACGCTCCGCAACGTGCACGGCCTGTTGTCGTCCGTCCTCAACGAGGCGGTGGAGGCGGAGCCCCCGCTGCGGGTGCGCAACCCCTGCAAGGGCATCCGGCTGCCGCGTACGGACGATGAGGGCGCGCTGGACGACGAGCGCACCGAAGAGATGGAGTTCATGACCCCGGACGAGGTGGGGGGCCTGGTCTCCTGCTTCGAGCGTCCGGAGGACAAGGTGCTGGTGCGCCTGGCGTACGGCACCGGCCTGCGCTGGGGCGAGATCACGGCCCTGGCCGCGCGGCACGCCCGCAACCCGTCCGCCGACGTCTTCGAGGTGCGGGTGTCCCGGGCGTGGAAGCGCCGGCCGAAGACCCACCCGCAGCCGGGCGCGTACCTGGGCACGCCCAAGAGCAAGGCGTCCCGGCGCACCGTGGACATCTCGGCCGGCCTGTGGCAGGAGCTGCTGGGGCACGGCCTGGCCGGCCTGGGCAAGGACGCGCTGATCTTCCACAACGGGCACGGGGAGCGGCTGGTCTACAGCACGTTCTATGACCGGTGGGTGGCGGCCGTCACGGAGGCCAAGGCGCGCGGCCTGATCCCTGAGTGGAAGTACCCGACGTTCCACGACCTGCGCCACTCCCACGTGGCCGCGCTGCTGTCGGACCGGCACAGCCTGGAGTACGTCAAGCGGCGCCTGGGCCACGAGAGCATCAAGACCACCAGCGACCGGTACGGCCACCTGCTGCGGGAGGCCCATGCGGGAGCGCTGGCGACGATCGACCGCGCGCTGGGCATCCCGTCGACCGCCGGCCCGGACGGGGAGGCGGACGAGTTCGAGGAGCACGAGGCGCGTACCCCGGTGACGGACCCCGGGCGGTCGCTGTATGTCGCGCATGTGGGCTCCCTGCTGGTCGGGTTCTGGCGGGCCGAGCACGCCGAGGAGTTGGCGGAGCGGTGGGCGCGGGAGCGCGGCGGCGCCGTGCGGGTGGAGCGGATGAGCGCGGACTGGTGGATCCGGTCCACCGGCGGGCAGGTCGGGTCCGACAACGGCCTCAAGGCCGTACGGGATGAGCTGCCCGGGCGGGCGTTCGTGTGGTTCCTCGGCCCGGCCCTGTACGACGTGGACGGCAGGGAGTGCACGCCCAACCCGAGCGCGCATCAGCCGGCCGGGCGGTGGGTGTGGGAGTTCGAGGAGGAGGACCACATCGAGGAGCCGTCTCGCTCC
- a CDS encoding ABC transporter ATP-binding protein has product MTTTPVAGRTTTVAARATDLSKIYGQGETQVVALDRVTVEFHQAEFTAIMGPSGSGKSTLMHCVAGLDTFSSGSVRIGETELGSLKDKQLTKLRRDKIGFIFQAFNLLPTLTALENITLPMDIAGRKPDKQWLESVIQMVGLRDRLSHRPAQLSGGQQQRVAVARALASRPDIIFGDEPTGNLDSRSGAEVLGFLRNSVRELGQTVVMVTHDPVAAAYADRVVFLADGRIVDEMYQPTADNVLDFMKQFDAKGRTS; this is encoded by the coding sequence GTGACCACCACACCCGTCGCCGGCCGGACCACCACCGTGGCCGCGCGCGCCACGGATCTGTCGAAGATCTACGGACAGGGCGAGACCCAGGTGGTCGCCCTGGACCGGGTCACCGTCGAGTTCCACCAGGCCGAGTTCACCGCGATCATGGGTCCCTCCGGCTCCGGCAAGTCCACGCTGATGCACTGCGTCGCCGGCCTCGACACCTTCTCCTCCGGTTCGGTCCGCATCGGCGAGACCGAGCTCGGCTCGCTGAAGGACAAGCAGCTGACCAAACTGCGGCGGGACAAGATCGGCTTCATCTTCCAGGCGTTCAACCTGCTGCCGACCCTGACGGCCCTGGAGAACATCACCCTCCCGATGGACATCGCCGGCCGCAAACCGGACAAGCAGTGGCTGGAGTCGGTCATCCAGATGGTCGGGCTGCGGGACCGCCTCAGCCACCGGCCCGCCCAGCTCTCCGGCGGCCAGCAGCAGCGCGTCGCCGTCGCCCGGGCACTGGCGTCCAGGCCCGACATCATCTTCGGCGACGAGCCGACCGGAAACCTCGACTCACGCTCCGGCGCCGAGGTGCTGGGCTTCCTGCGCAACTCCGTTCGGGAGCTGGGGCAGACGGTCGTCATGGTGACCCACGACCCGGTGGCCGCGGCGTACGCGGACCGGGTGGTGTTCCTCGCGGACGGCCGGATCGTCGACGAGATGTACCAGCCCACCGCCGACAACGTCCTCGACTTCATGAAGCAGTTCGACGCGAAGGGCCGCACCTCCTGA